From a single Devosia litorisediminis genomic region:
- a CDS encoding UDP-N-acetylglucosamine 2-epimerase, which yields MRKLPEGQIDVLFASYGGGHVAALRPVAQALAREGISVGFLGLSLAQVDLESHGLDYFGFAELEGANSDDVQAWGRELAGPNVPGSPVAYHESVAYHGLNFRDHVTLWGETHAREHYAKHGRQGFLPVQTMEALLRQLQPRLVVATSSPRAEKALFISARKLGIPRVCLVDLFPIQEVEWIAKPGYADILCVLNDQVRDYVIRNGGAPDSVTVTGNPAFDAVNSQHSIVLAKEIRQTRGIAAQSKVILWASNIEPEKHRVTGAVGDPQLPRRIERTLRKMLSFHPDWHLVVRYHPSEFVEFEPARNVHLSSRDENLHALIHSSDLVVVLTSTVGLEAHLAGKSVICVDMSVFTADTPLSKMGIGTGVTCLEQLEPLVEQLLAKEDLPADAKHGIPNACATVSGIILTHLGKMPS from the coding sequence ATGAGAAAGCTGCCAGAGGGCCAGATTGATGTGCTGTTCGCGTCCTATGGTGGCGGGCATGTAGCTGCGCTGCGCCCGGTAGCGCAGGCTCTTGCACGCGAAGGCATTTCAGTGGGCTTCCTCGGCCTCAGCCTGGCCCAAGTCGATCTCGAAAGCCATGGCCTGGACTATTTTGGATTTGCCGAACTCGAAGGGGCAAATAGCGACGACGTTCAGGCATGGGGCCGCGAACTGGCGGGGCCGAATGTGCCCGGATCACCCGTAGCATACCATGAGAGTGTCGCCTATCACGGACTCAATTTTCGCGATCACGTCACCTTGTGGGGCGAGACACATGCTCGGGAACACTATGCTAAACATGGGCGGCAAGGATTTCTTCCGGTGCAGACCATGGAGGCGCTGCTTAGACAGCTCCAGCCGAGGTTGGTAGTCGCCACCAGTTCTCCCCGCGCCGAAAAGGCTCTGTTCATCTCGGCGCGCAAATTGGGAATTCCGAGGGTTTGCTTGGTCGATCTCTTCCCCATTCAGGAGGTCGAGTGGATCGCAAAACCCGGTTACGCCGACATTCTTTGTGTGCTGAATGATCAAGTCCGTGACTACGTGATCAGAAATGGGGGTGCGCCAGATAGCGTGACTGTGACTGGCAATCCTGCGTTTGACGCGGTGAATAGTCAGCACTCCATAGTTCTAGCCAAGGAAATTCGGCAGACGAGGGGCATTGCTGCGCAGAGCAAGGTCATACTTTGGGCTTCAAACATTGAGCCTGAAAAGCATCGCGTTACTGGTGCTGTCGGCGATCCACAATTGCCTAGGCGGATCGAACGAACTTTGCGCAAGATGCTATCGTTTCATCCGGATTGGCACCTCGTTGTCAGGTACCATCCCAGTGAATTTGTCGAATTTGAGCCTGCGCGTAACGTCCATCTCAGCTCGCGCGACGAAAATTTGCACGCACTGATACATTCGTCGGACTTAGTGGTGGTTCTTACCTCCACAGTCGGGTTGGAAGCACATTTGGCTGGAAAGTCGGTGATCTGTGTAGACATGTCCGTTTTCACAGCTGACACCCCACTTTCAAAAATGGGGATCGGGACCGGTGTCACATGTTTGGAGCAGCTCGAACCCTTGGTTGAGCAGCTTCTAGCGAAAGAGGATTTACCCGCAGATGCCAAACATGGCATTCCAAACGCCTGTGCGACCGTTTCCGGTATCATTCTAACTCACTTAGGCAAAATGCCATCATGA
- a CDS encoding N-acetyl sugar amidotransferase: protein MHDVATKYGLPSVVKFCRKCTVSNQRPRITFDENGVCSACNYAEYKRTQIDWDQREQELLATCEKYRKKNGEYDVIVPCSGGKDGSFVAHQLKYKYGMNPLTVTWAPLLATEIGRKNLDAFIRSGFDNILGTPNGRVTRRLTELAFKHLGDPFQPFIYGQTNFPMHMAIKHNVSLIMYGENGEVEYGGDMKNAFRPDRDIQDHDKHYFSGLPPEFWAEHGVSLADLRPFMVPRYEDILRNETSIQFFGYYKFWDPQENFYYCQEHAGFTPNTERSEGTYSKYASLDDRIDGFHYYLAYIKFGIGRTTSDTAHEIRDNKINREEGIALVRRYDGEFPRKYLFEFLEYCSITEEDFNAVIDSWRADHIWTKQGNGWQLRHPIWAEN from the coding sequence ATGCATGACGTGGCAACGAAATACGGCCTGCCTTCGGTAGTGAAATTCTGCAGAAAGTGCACGGTGTCTAACCAGCGCCCGCGCATCACCTTCGATGAGAATGGTGTTTGCTCAGCGTGCAACTATGCTGAATATAAACGAACACAGATCGACTGGGATCAGCGAGAGCAAGAATTGCTCGCGACATGCGAGAAGTACCGCAAGAAAAACGGTGAGTATGACGTTATTGTGCCATGCAGCGGTGGTAAGGATGGCAGTTTCGTAGCTCACCAGCTCAAGTACAAATATGGTATGAATCCATTGACTGTGACTTGGGCACCGTTGCTCGCCACCGAAATCGGTCGCAAGAACCTGGATGCATTTATTCGGTCGGGTTTCGATAACATATTGGGTACCCCAAATGGCCGCGTCACGCGCCGACTGACCGAGTTGGCCTTCAAGCATCTGGGCGACCCGTTCCAGCCGTTCATCTATGGTCAGACAAACTTTCCCATGCACATGGCCATCAAGCACAATGTCTCTCTGATCATGTACGGGGAGAACGGTGAAGTTGAATATGGCGGAGACATGAAGAACGCGTTCCGGCCTGACCGGGACATACAAGACCATGACAAGCACTATTTCTCGGGTCTCCCGCCCGAGTTTTGGGCCGAGCACGGTGTCAGCCTGGCCGATCTTCGGCCTTTCATGGTACCGCGCTACGAAGATATTCTGCGTAATGAGACATCCATTCAGTTCTTTGGTTACTACAAATTTTGGGATCCACAAGAAAATTTCTACTATTGTCAGGAGCACGCTGGGTTCACTCCAAATACCGAGCGGTCTGAGGGCACCTATTCCAAATATGCCAGTCTCGATGATCGGATCGACGGCTTTCATTACTATCTCGCCTATATAAAGTTCGGCATTGGCCGCACAACGTCCGATACAGCTCATGAAATTCGGGACAACAAGATCAACCGGGAGGAGGGAATTGCGTTGGTTCGCCGCTACGATGGCGAGTTTCCAAGGAAATACCTCTTTGAGTTCCTCGAGTACTGTTCAATCACAGAGGAAGATTTCAACGCGGTCATCGATTCTTGGCGCGCGGACCACATTTGGACAAAGCAAGGGAACGGTTGGCAGTTGCGGCATCCCATCTGGGCCGAGAACTGA
- the hisF gene encoding imidazole glycerol phosphate synthase subunit HisF, with the protein MSNLRIIPRLDIKGQNLIKSVQLEGLRVIGDPQEYAIRYYHAGADELIYMDIVASLYGRNNLSDIISRAADQVFIPITVGGGIRSVDDVRHILRSGADKVAINTAAIARPELISEVARRFGSQAMVLSIEAKQIAPGKWEAYTDNGRERTGLDVIEWAKRGAEMGAGELMVTAVDREGTRKGFDIDLIQQVRSAVSIPVIASGGMGTIGHFLEAAQEGGADGVAMADVLHYGRMSLADIRAAALDAKLEVRDI; encoded by the coding sequence ATGAGCAATCTGCGTATCATCCCTAGACTGGACATCAAGGGACAAAACCTAATTAAGAGTGTTCAATTGGAAGGTCTCCGTGTCATCGGCGACCCGCAAGAGTATGCCATTCGCTATTATCACGCCGGCGCGGACGAGCTAATCTATATGGATATTGTTGCCAGCCTATATGGCCGAAACAATTTGTCGGACATCATCTCGCGTGCCGCGGATCAGGTCTTCATTCCGATCACGGTCGGCGGAGGCATTCGGTCTGTAGATGACGTGCGGCACATCTTGCGATCGGGCGCCGACAAAGTTGCCATCAACACGGCGGCTATTGCCCGGCCCGAGCTGATATCCGAAGTGGCCCGACGCTTCGGGTCACAGGCCATGGTTCTGTCAATCGAGGCAAAACAGATCGCTCCTGGCAAGTGGGAAGCCTATACGGACAATGGCCGGGAGCGCACTGGGCTCGACGTGATCGAATGGGCCAAGCGTGGCGCCGAAATGGGCGCCGGCGAACTGATGGTCACCGCCGTAGATCGCGAGGGCACGCGCAAGGGGTTTGACATCGACCTGATTCAGCAAGTCCGCTCCGCCGTTAGCATACCCGTCATTGCGAGCGGCGGCATGGGTACAATCGGACATTTTCTGGAAGCGGCCCAAGAAGGCGGGGCAGATGGCGTTGCCATGGCCGATGTTCTCCACTACGGGCGCATGTCCTTGGCGGATATTCGGGCTGCAGCGCTCGACGCCAAACTCGAGGTGCGCGACATATGA
- the hisH gene encoding imidazole glycerol phosphate synthase subunit HisH, which yields MITSKKVTLLDYGMCNMLNVARAFEYAGAELTVTEDPRDALSAERLVVPGVGAFSDSMKEVRTRGHDDAIRRFVETGRPMLGICVGMQILFEGSDEFGPAAGLGIIDGWIRAVPSRSLEGQAQRVPHIGWNQLVQPRETNRSWQDTMLKSTEPGRAAVYFVHSFAAVPANPADRLADFIYGGHQLSAAIKRDNLTATQFHPERSGALGIEMLRRFMDS from the coding sequence ATGATTACTTCCAAGAAGGTGACGTTGCTCGACTATGGCATGTGCAACATGCTCAATGTTGCGCGCGCTTTCGAATATGCCGGTGCTGAACTGACCGTGACCGAAGATCCGCGCGATGCCCTGTCCGCTGAGCGGCTAGTGGTGCCAGGCGTTGGCGCCTTTTCGGACAGCATGAAGGAAGTGCGGACACGTGGGCATGACGACGCCATCCGACGCTTCGTCGAGACGGGCCGCCCCATGCTGGGCATTTGCGTCGGCATGCAGATCCTTTTCGAAGGCAGCGACGAATTCGGCCCAGCGGCTGGCTTGGGCATCATCGACGGCTGGATCAGGGCTGTGCCCTCTCGAAGCCTTGAGGGTCAGGCCCAGCGCGTGCCACATATCGGCTGGAACCAGCTCGTGCAGCCACGTGAGACCAATCGCAGCTGGCAAGACACGATGCTGAAGAGCACTGAGCCGGGCAGAGCTGCGGTCTATTTCGTTCATTCCTTCGCCGCCGTGCCCGCTAACCCTGCGGACCGCCTTGCCGACTTCATTTATGGTGGTCACCAACTCAGTGCCGCTATCAAGCGCGACAACCTGACGGCCACCCAATTCCACCCAGAACGCAGTGGCGCCTTGGGCATTGAAATGCTACGGCGGTTTATGGACTCCTGA
- a CDS encoding cytidylyltransferase domain-containing protein translates to MSTLAIIPARGGSKRLPGKNVRPFAGTPLIAWSIRFAQAYPGFDRVAVSTDSNEIAAVSAAAGTEVTRLRPVHLATDTAATISVVLDVLTHEASEGRRYDTVALLQPTSPMRLTRRWDEAFALLEDPDLDAVIGVSPVRTHPFHTFTFGSGALAPLHDRETLKQRSQDLPTVVAVAGNLYLARTSVLKSHQTFFPERTAGVLCDEPFETIDIDDELDWIVAETIANRYGIEP, encoded by the coding sequence ATGTCGACGCTGGCTATCATACCCGCGAGGGGCGGTTCCAAGAGATTGCCAGGCAAGAACGTCAGGCCCTTTGCCGGCACTCCCCTGATCGCCTGGTCGATTCGGTTTGCGCAGGCTTATCCGGGGTTTGACCGAGTCGCAGTTTCCACGGACTCAAACGAAATTGCCGCGGTGAGTGCTGCCGCTGGGACCGAAGTCACGCGCCTGCGTCCGGTTCATCTTGCGACTGATACCGCGGCGACCATATCGGTCGTTCTTGATGTGCTGACGCACGAGGCCTCCGAAGGTCGTCGCTACGACACGGTTGCGCTGCTTCAGCCGACATCGCCCATGCGTCTGACCAGACGTTGGGACGAGGCCTTTGCGCTGCTCGAAGACCCAGACTTGGATGCTGTGATCGGCGTCTCTCCGGTGCGTACGCACCCATTTCACACCTTCACATTTGGCTCGGGTGCACTCGCACCGCTTCACGATCGTGAGACTCTGAAGCAGCGCAGCCAGGACCTGCCCACGGTCGTGGCGGTAGCTGGCAATCTTTACTTAGCGCGCACATCCGTGCTGAAGAGCCACCAGACGTTCTTCCCGGAGAGAACCGCCGGAGTTCTCTGCGACGAGCCGTTCGAGACGATCGACATCGACGATGAACTGGATTGGATTGTCGCCGAAACCATCGCCAACAGATATGGAATTGAACCATGA
- the neuB gene encoding N-acetylneuraminate synthase — MSTFIIAEAGVNHNGDAALARRLVEVAAESGADAVKFQTFSADKLTAKGAAKAEYQKRATGDGDQYDMLKALEMSETLHKELAALSSELGIEFMSTAFDEESLDLLVALGIRRIKVPSGEVTNHHFLRYMARKNLPLIVSTGMADLAEVEEAIAVIAAEREARGLSGALEDMVSVLHCTSNYPAAVEDVNLNAMLTMGKATGMPVGYSDHTLGIAVSTAAVAMGACVIEKHFTLDKNMPGPDHAASLDPEELKAMVDAIRAVEGALGDGVKAPTASEVPVRALVRRSVTTVRPVAAGIVIEPSDLTLMRPGTGIPPKDFQSVVGRKAAHDIAAGKTLDWADLQ, encoded by the coding sequence ATGAGCACATTCATCATTGCCGAAGCCGGGGTCAATCACAATGGTGACGCAGCACTGGCGCGGCGGCTGGTCGAAGTGGCGGCGGAAAGTGGGGCGGATGCGGTCAAGTTCCAGACCTTTTCAGCCGATAAGCTGACGGCCAAGGGGGCCGCCAAAGCAGAGTACCAGAAGCGTGCTACGGGTGACGGCGACCAGTATGATATGCTTAAGGCGCTTGAGATGTCCGAGACCCTACACAAGGAGTTGGCGGCACTGTCGAGCGAGTTGGGCATTGAGTTTATGTCGACCGCCTTTGATGAGGAATCGCTCGATCTCTTGGTTGCCTTGGGAATTAGACGCATCAAGGTGCCCTCTGGCGAGGTTACCAACCATCACTTCTTGCGGTACATGGCACGCAAGAACTTGCCGCTCATTGTCTCGACCGGTATGGCCGACCTAGCCGAAGTCGAGGAAGCGATAGCGGTCATCGCAGCAGAGCGGGAGGCTCGGGGCTTGTCTGGCGCCTTAGAGGACATGGTCTCCGTGCTGCACTGCACCTCGAATTATCCGGCTGCCGTTGAAGACGTGAATCTTAACGCCATGCTCACCATGGGTAAAGCCACCGGGATGCCTGTGGGCTACTCCGATCATACATTGGGTATTGCTGTATCGACTGCGGCGGTTGCCATGGGCGCATGCGTCATAGAAAAGCACTTTACTCTCGACAAGAACATGCCCGGACCTGATCATGCCGCCTCGCTTGATCCCGAAGAGCTCAAAGCCATGGTTGACGCGATAAGAGCCGTGGAAGGAGCCCTGGGCGACGGCGTCAAGGCGCCGACTGCCTCCGAGGTTCCGGTACGTGCACTGGTCCGGCGGAGCGTTACCACGGTTCGTCCGGTCGCTGCTGGCATAGTGATCGAGCCATCGGACCTGACCCTGATGCGTCCCGGGACAGGCATACCGCCCAAGGACTTCCAGTCCGTTGTCGGCCGCAAGGCGGCCCATGACATCGCGGCCGGCAAGACGCTGGACTGGGCCGACCTGCAATGA
- the neuC gene encoding UDP-N-acetylglucosamine 2-epimerase, producing the protein MSERRKVVYVTGTRADFGLMQSTLKAIHASSVLELGIVVTGMHLDERYGDTAKEIEDAGLPVVARVPVSHVQSQGADTARNIATMLSGFVNAFAEIVPDLVLILGDRGEMLAAAIAGGHMSIPVVHVHGGERSGTIDEPVRHAISKLSHIHLVATEESAERLVKMGETPETVHIIGAPGLDGLTELASYEKKALFAELGLEQGKQTALLLYHPVLQEADEAGEQVDAVIRSLLAENFAVLALKPNSDAGSAKVLGALERRSGQGDILLLTHLRRDQFVSLLKHVDVLIGNSSSGIIEAASFGTPVVNIGSRQHLRQRNRNVIDVAAEESAIARGLALAQQMGRLHPGNIYGDGNAGGRLVSILESLDLSGQLMNKFNAY; encoded by the coding sequence ATGAGCGAGCGACGCAAGGTCGTATACGTGACGGGTACGCGGGCAGATTTCGGCCTGATGCAGTCGACCCTGAAGGCCATACATGCCAGCTCAGTTCTGGAACTGGGGATTGTGGTGACCGGCATGCATCTGGACGAGCGCTACGGGGATACCGCCAAGGAGATCGAGGATGCCGGCCTGCCTGTCGTAGCGCGAGTGCCGGTGAGTCATGTCCAGTCGCAGGGCGCCGACACGGCTCGCAACATCGCCACCATGCTCAGTGGCTTCGTCAATGCCTTCGCGGAAATAGTCCCGGATCTCGTTCTGATTTTGGGCGACCGAGGGGAAATGTTGGCCGCGGCAATTGCTGGCGGCCACATGTCGATACCGGTCGTCCACGTGCATGGGGGTGAACGCTCCGGCACCATAGACGAACCGGTACGCCATGCGATCTCCAAGCTCTCGCATATCCATCTCGTTGCGACGGAAGAGAGCGCCGAGCGGCTCGTCAAGATGGGCGAGACGCCAGAGACCGTGCATATCATCGGTGCGCCTGGTCTCGACGGGCTGACCGAGTTGGCCTCCTACGAAAAGAAGGCGCTGTTTGCAGAACTCGGACTCGAGCAAGGCAAACAAACAGCCCTCTTGCTCTATCACCCCGTATTGCAGGAGGCCGATGAGGCCGGCGAACAGGTTGATGCAGTAATCCGATCCCTGCTTGCCGAGAACTTTGCGGTGCTCGCACTCAAGCCAAACTCGGATGCCGGTAGCGCAAAGGTTCTTGGGGCCTTGGAGCGCCGGTCTGGACAAGGTGATATTCTACTTCTGACCCACCTTCGGCGCGACCAGTTCGTATCGCTCCTCAAGCATGTGGACGTTCTAATCGGCAATTCGAGCAGCGGTATCATCGAGGCAGCCTCTTTTGGCACCCCGGTAGTCAATATCGGCTCGCGCCAGCACCTGCGCCAACGAAACCGCAATGTGATCGACGTCGCCGCCGAAGAAAGCGCAATTGCTCGTGGCCTTGCCTTGGCACAGCAGATGGGGCGCCTGCATCCCGGCAACATTTACGGTGATGGCAACGCCGGTGGTCGACTCGTGTCCATCCTAGAATCGCTCGACCTCTCGGGCCAGCTTATGAACAAGTTCAATGCCTACTGA
- a CDS encoding NeuD/PglB/VioB family sugar acetyltransferase, translating into MPTDSLQLIGAGGHAAVVADAAMLSGEGRLVVFSQDRYQAGHDVLGCVVQLLDEGIVLGRIHVAIGNNAVRSRLQRQFSGRGAVSTTIIHPQAIIAATSAAGAGSFVAAGAILAPRSRIGEGSIVNHRAIVDHDVSVGEFSHIAPGSVLGGGVKVGSGVLVGAGATVMPNVTIGNGATIGAGAVVLADVSAGATVVGVPGREIRKNA; encoded by the coding sequence ATGCCTACTGACAGCCTGCAATTGATCGGTGCGGGTGGACATGCAGCCGTCGTGGCCGATGCTGCTATGCTCTCCGGGGAGGGGAGGCTGGTCGTTTTCTCCCAAGATCGCTACCAGGCGGGACATGACGTGCTGGGTTGTGTGGTCCAGCTTCTCGACGAGGGCATTGTGCTTGGCCGGATTCATGTGGCTATCGGCAACAATGCAGTTCGGTCGCGACTCCAGCGGCAGTTCTCCGGCAGAGGCGCAGTCTCGACGACGATAATTCACCCTCAGGCGATCATTGCGGCCACATCGGCTGCCGGGGCGGGGAGCTTTGTGGCGGCGGGTGCCATCCTTGCGCCGCGGAGCCGCATTGGAGAGGGGAGCATCGTCAACCACCGCGCCATCGTGGACCATGATGTTTCTGTGGGTGAATTCAGTCACATTGCGCCAGGATCCGTTCTGGGCGGGGGTGTAAAGGTCGGAAGTGGCGTCCTTGTGGGGGCGGGCGCCACGGTAATGCCTAATGTCACGATCGGAAATGGAGCCACGATTGGTGCTGGCGCGGTGGTGCTGGCCGATGTATCGGCTGGGGCAACAGTGGTCGGCGTGCCAGGCCGCGAGATAAGAAAGAATGCCTGA
- a CDS encoding aminotransferase class I/II-fold pyridoxal phosphate-dependent enzyme, producing the protein MEILELSILRHATLREALAQLDRTAQGVILLNDESGRFERTITDGDLRRMMLQGASLDDQLAELAHAESVTLAPGFTRRQALEKMQKHGINQVPVVDASGRAVDLVLRAEIDEQILLSTPHMGSAELDFVGEAFRTNWIAPLGPNVDAFEGEMADAVGASHAVALSSGTAAIHIALILLGVGHGDAVFCSSLTFAASVNPIVYQGAEPVLIDSEPDSWNMSPVALERALAAATRANRLPKAVIIVSLYGQSADMDPLLELCDHYGVPVIEDAAESLGATYKGKSSGTFGKLGIYSFNGNKIITTSGGGLLVTEDKALADRARFLATQARDPAPHYEHTVIGYNYRMSNILAGVGRGQLRVLGERVAARRAVFDLYKSELSDLGWLEWMPEPEWSVSTHWLSVCTIAKDCARISNSDVIAALAADLIEARPVWKPMHMQPVFSACDYYEHGNASVSDDLFARGICLPSGSNMTEGQVLRVIERLRAYSRLC; encoded by the coding sequence ATGGAAATCTTGGAATTGAGCATCCTGCGTCACGCTACTCTGCGTGAGGCTCTCGCGCAGCTCGATCGTACTGCGCAGGGGGTCATCCTGCTCAATGACGAGTCCGGTCGCTTCGAACGGACCATCACCGATGGCGATCTTCGCCGAATGATGCTGCAGGGGGCCAGCCTTGACGACCAGCTAGCAGAACTGGCGCACGCCGAATCGGTTACCTTGGCCCCTGGGTTCACGCGCCGCCAGGCCCTCGAAAAGATGCAGAAGCACGGCATCAATCAGGTGCCTGTAGTCGACGCATCTGGGCGCGCCGTGGACCTAGTACTTCGGGCCGAGATCGACGAACAGATACTGCTCTCTACGCCTCATATGGGAAGCGCCGAACTCGATTTTGTCGGTGAGGCGTTCCGAACCAACTGGATTGCCCCACTCGGTCCCAACGTCGACGCCTTCGAGGGTGAAATGGCCGACGCGGTGGGCGCTAGCCATGCAGTAGCTTTGAGCTCAGGCACAGCCGCCATACACATTGCGCTGATCCTGCTCGGCGTTGGCCACGGCGACGCCGTGTTTTGCTCGTCGCTGACTTTTGCCGCAAGCGTCAACCCCATTGTCTATCAGGGTGCAGAACCAGTCTTGATTGATTCCGAACCCGACAGCTGGAACATGTCGCCTGTCGCGCTTGAGCGGGCGCTGGCGGCTGCAACTCGGGCCAATCGCCTGCCGAAGGCCGTGATCATCGTCTCTCTTTATGGCCAGAGTGCCGACATGGACCCGCTGTTGGAGCTGTGCGACCATTATGGTGTGCCAGTTATCGAGGACGCCGCTGAGTCACTTGGCGCCACCTATAAAGGCAAGTCTTCGGGCACCTTTGGCAAGCTGGGCATCTATTCTTTCAACGGGAACAAGATTATCACGACGTCCGGCGGCGGCTTGCTGGTAACCGAAGACAAGGCACTTGCGGACCGTGCCCGATTCCTGGCTACCCAGGCGCGTGACCCAGCGCCGCACTACGAGCATACGGTCATCGGGTACAACTACCGCATGAGCAATATCCTTGCCGGCGTTGGTCGTGGTCAGCTCCGTGTACTGGGCGAACGGGTTGCCGCCCGCCGGGCCGTATTTGATCTTTACAAATCGGAGCTCAGCGACCTCGGCTGGCTTGAATGGATGCCGGAGCCAGAGTGGAGTGTTTCGACCCACTGGCTCTCAGTCTGCACAATAGCCAAGGATTGTGCACGTATCAGCAATTCGGATGTCATCGCTGCCCTTGCCGCAGACCTGATCGAGGCGCGCCCGGTTTGGAAGCCCATGCATATGCAGCCAGTTTTTTCGGCTTGCGATTATTATGAGCATGGCAACGCGTCGGTTTCTGACGACCTTTTCGCACGGGGGATATGCCTGCCCTCTGGTTCAAACATGACCGAGGGCCAAGTTCTGCGAGTTATCGAGCGTCTTCGCGCGTACTCTAGGCTGTGTTGA
- a CDS encoding polysaccharide deacetylase family protein encodes MFSFGLMLHHFHGGAHPQGQGTISADDLADIIEYLGPRNVLAPDDWIERSLAGRLEPYHRCITLDDALRCQMDVAKPVFDAYNLKAFFFVYSVVFEGKVERTELFRHYRTVRFQDVEEFYAAFFRILNKSEYASEVRDMVEDFDSIGYLSNYSFYSRSDRMFRYVRDVVLGRDRYFSVIDGMIEADAAYDSTAASRSLWLSPQDVSLLHEEGHVIGLHSHTHPTSLASLSAEEQRSEYVANMEHLSALLGEAPRTMSHPLNSYNLDTLNLLADLGVKIGFRDNMMLGPDASLLEQPREDHANIMSAIRK; translated from the coding sequence ATGTTCAGTTTTGGCTTAATGCTTCACCATTTTCATGGAGGGGCGCATCCACAGGGGCAAGGCACGATTTCTGCCGATGACCTGGCAGACATTATCGAGTATCTGGGGCCACGCAATGTGTTGGCCCCGGACGACTGGATAGAACGTTCGCTCGCCGGGCGCCTTGAACCGTATCATCGATGCATCACACTGGATGACGCCCTTCGCTGCCAGATGGACGTCGCCAAGCCTGTCTTTGACGCCTATAACCTAAAGGCGTTCTTCTTTGTCTATTCCGTGGTTTTCGAAGGTAAAGTGGAGCGTACGGAACTGTTCAGGCACTACAGGACTGTGCGCTTCCAAGATGTAGAAGAATTCTACGCGGCTTTCTTTCGTATTCTCAATAAATCGGAATATGCAAGTGAAGTCCGGGACATGGTCGAAGACTTCGATTCTATCGGGTATCTGTCGAACTACTCATTCTACTCGAGAAGCGACAGGATGTTCCGATACGTGCGGGACGTTGTACTGGGGCGCGACAGATATTTCAGCGTCATCGATGGAATGATAGAAGCCGACGCCGCCTACGACTCCACCGCTGCTTCAAGATCACTGTGGTTGAGCCCGCAGGACGTCAGTCTCCTGCATGAGGAAGGCCACGTGATAGGGCTGCACTCGCACACGCATCCCACATCCTTGGCCAGCCTCAGCGCCGAGGAGCAGCGCAGCGAATATGTGGCCAATATGGAGCACCTGTCAGCCCTGTTGGGGGAAGCGCCTCGGACCATGTCGCATCCGTTGAACAGCTATAATCTCGACACGCTGAACCTGCTGGCCGACCTTGGCGTCAAGATCGGGTTCCGCGATAATATGATGCTAGGCCCCGATGCGTCGCTGCTGGAACAGCCTAGAGAAGATCACGCGAACATAATGAGTGCAATTCGTAAATGA
- a CDS encoding formyltransferase family protein yields the protein MKVSIFTSNSARHVSLAEKISSVADHVYLVQECSTVFPGRVEGYYRKSPVMQDYFGRVIEAEQTVFGTPRFLPGNVSQLSFLMEDISLASLDMLTPALDVDAIIVFGASYIRGPLVDQLIARRAINIHMGMSPYYRGSSCNFWALYDGNPDLVGATIHMISRGLDSGAMLFHVRPAQVATDPFLLGMRAVEAAHDSLVERLSNGSLASYSEVAQDRTAEIRYTRNSQFTDEIAAEYLARQLDAGWVGEAMAKAPPRDFISLYQQ from the coding sequence ATGAAGGTCTCGATATTCACGTCGAACAGCGCTCGGCACGTCTCGCTCGCAGAGAAGATCTCGAGCGTAGCTGATCATGTGTACCTGGTTCAGGAGTGTTCAACAGTCTTTCCGGGGCGGGTGGAGGGTTATTATCGCAAGTCGCCGGTCATGCAGGACTATTTCGGCCGCGTCATTGAAGCCGAACAAACAGTGTTCGGTACCCCGCGCTTCCTGCCCGGAAATGTTAGCCAGTTGTCTTTCCTTATGGAGGATATCTCCTTGGCGAGCCTTGATATGCTAACGCCAGCACTGGATGTTGATGCCATCATCGTCTTCGGTGCCAGTTACATAAGGGGGCCACTGGTCGATCAGTTGATTGCCCGCCGTGCAATCAACATTCACATGGGGATGTCGCCCTACTATCGCGGCAGTTCATGCAATTTCTGGGCGCTCTATGATGGCAACCCCGATCTCGTCGGTGCGACGATCCACATGATCAGTCGTGGATTGGACAGTGGGGCGATGCTCTTCCACGTGCGCCCGGCCCAGGTGGCCACCGATCCCTTCCTGCTGGGGATGCGGGCGGTCGAGGCAGCACACGACAGCTTGGTGGAACGCTTGTCGAATGGGAGTCTGGCGAGCTACTCCGAAGTCGCCCAAGATCGTACAGCGGAAATCCGCTATACAAGAAATTCTCAATTTACCGATGAGATTGCCGCGGAGTACCTAGCACGCCAGCTTGACGCCGGATGGGTCGGCGAAGCGATGGCCAAGGCTCCGCCACGAGACTTTATCAGCCTCTACCAGCAATAG